From a single Micromonospora sp. WMMD1102 genomic region:
- a CDS encoding response regulator transcription factor, which produces MTDGTVRVLIADDQALLRGSFRVLIETTPGLTVVGEAGTGAAAVELAERERPDVVLMDVRMPELDGIEATRRIAASPAAGQVRVLILTTFDLDEYVYAAIRAGASGFLLKDAPPEDLLTAIRVVASGEGLLAPTVTRRLIAEFARLPEPDRPVARELTGVTEREREVLTLIGRGLSNPEIADHLRLSPATVKTHVGRLLGKLHARDRAQLVIVAYRTGLVTVPGN; this is translated from the coding sequence GTGACCGACGGGACGGTCCGGGTGCTGATCGCCGACGACCAGGCGCTGCTGCGCGGCAGTTTCCGGGTGCTGATCGAGACGACCCCGGGGCTGACCGTGGTCGGCGAGGCCGGCACCGGCGCGGCGGCGGTGGAACTGGCCGAGCGGGAGCGCCCGGACGTGGTGCTGATGGACGTCCGGATGCCCGAACTGGACGGTATCGAGGCGACCCGGCGGATCGCCGCGTCACCCGCCGCCGGTCAGGTCCGGGTCCTCATCCTCACCACCTTCGACCTCGACGAGTACGTCTACGCGGCGATCCGGGCCGGTGCCAGCGGCTTCCTGCTCAAGGACGCCCCGCCGGAGGACCTGCTGACCGCGATCAGGGTGGTCGCCTCCGGTGAGGGACTGCTCGCCCCGACCGTGACCCGTCGGCTGATCGCCGAGTTCGCCCGGTTGCCCGAACCGGACCGCCCGGTGGCCCGGGAGCTGACCGGGGTCACCGAGCGGGAGCGGGAGGTGCTGACCCTGATCGGGCGGGGCCTGTCCAACCCCGAGATCGCCGACCACCTGCGGCTCAGCCCGGCGACGGTGAAGACGCACGTCGGGCGGCTGCTCGGCAAGCTGCACGCCCGGGACCGCGCCCAGCTCGTCATCGTGGCCTACCGGACCGGCCTGGTCACCGTGCCGGGCAACTGA
- a CDS encoding sensor histidine kinase, producing MTAAHPRPLLTRRLRRGDLIALDVLAALGLALACGYAAADPPAATGYPDPLVREPVWLSLLCTVVITAPIAVRRRWPVPVLAVVTLGAYGAVLVEVVPVYASSAVFLAIACALYQVALATPLRRSVPVLLVVLAGSAPVIVPKTSDWDEAVAGLGFLLLLLMATWILGRAVRERRAYTARSAAELARQATVDERLRISRELHDIVAHSMSVITVKAAVANHVAESRPQEVRDALRDIEATSRGALAELRRTLGVLRSGAPGTPVDFAPAPGLADLPALLDRATAAGIAAELALEVPAGAEPPEDVGRSVYRIVQEALTNVVKHAGPVRCRVAVTVAGAELRIEVCNEPGRPVRPADPKGQGLIGMRERVHLYGGTFAAGPTDDGGFRISARLPYPPAAEATTTPATVPGAATVPGATTVADVATVAGAGAASVSDRAAGLPGDRLAGDRVTAIEPGGAGR from the coding sequence ATGACCGCCGCCCATCCGCGTCCGCTGCTCACCCGCCGGTTGCGTCGCGGCGACCTGATCGCCCTCGACGTGCTGGCGGCCCTCGGCCTGGCACTGGCCTGCGGCTACGCCGCCGCCGACCCGCCCGCGGCGACCGGGTACCCCGATCCGCTGGTCCGGGAGCCGGTCTGGCTCTCCCTGCTCTGCACGGTCGTCATCACCGCCCCGATCGCGGTACGCCGCCGCTGGCCCGTACCGGTGCTCGCGGTGGTGACGCTCGGCGCGTACGGCGCCGTACTGGTGGAGGTGGTGCCGGTCTACGCCTCGTCGGCGGTGTTCCTGGCGATCGCCTGCGCGCTCTACCAGGTGGCGCTGGCCACTCCGCTGCGCCGCTCGGTGCCGGTACTGCTGGTAGTGCTGGCCGGCTCGGCGCCGGTGATCGTGCCGAAGACCTCGGACTGGGACGAGGCGGTCGCCGGGCTCGGTTTCCTGCTGCTGCTCCTGATGGCGACCTGGATCCTCGGCCGGGCGGTACGCGAGCGGCGCGCCTACACCGCCCGCTCGGCGGCGGAACTGGCCCGGCAGGCGACCGTGGACGAGCGGCTCCGGATCAGTCGGGAACTGCACGACATCGTGGCGCACAGCATGAGCGTGATCACGGTGAAGGCGGCGGTCGCGAACCACGTCGCGGAGTCCCGGCCGCAGGAGGTCCGGGACGCGCTGCGTGACATCGAGGCGACCAGCCGAGGCGCCCTGGCGGAGCTGCGCCGCACCCTCGGCGTGCTGCGTAGCGGTGCACCCGGCACGCCTGTCGACTTCGCTCCCGCGCCGGGCCTGGCGGACCTGCCGGCCCTGCTCGACCGCGCGACAGCGGCCGGGATAGCCGCCGAGCTGGCGCTCGAGGTGCCGGCCGGGGCGGAGCCGCCGGAGGACGTCGGCCGGTCGGTGTACCGGATCGTCCAGGAGGCGCTGACAAACGTGGTGAAGCACGCCGGGCCGGTGCGCTGCCGGGTCGCGGTGACGGTCGCCGGTGCCGAGCTGCGGATCGAGGTGTGCAACGAGCCCGGTCGTCCGGTCCGGCCCGCCGATCCCAAGGGTCAGGGCCTGATCGGCATGCGTGAGCGGGTCCATCTGTATGGCGGCACCTTCGCGGCCGGACCGACCGACGACGGCGGGTTCCGTATCTCGGCCCGGCTGCCGTACCCGCCCGCAGCCGAGGCGACGACCACCCCGGCGACGGTTCCGGGCGCGGCGACGGTTCCGGGCGCGACGACGGTAGCGGACGTGGCGACGGTAGCGGGTGCGGGTGCGGCGAGCGTGTCGGACCGCGCTGCCGGGCTGCCGGGTGACCGGCTGGCCGGTGACCGGGTGACGGCGATCGAGCCGGGCGGGGCGGGCCGGTGA
- a CDS encoding ABC transporter ATP-binding protein: MTRRRLDGTPQPGGTARAGETARAGGTGRREGAARPDGAAELTTAVRLREVSRAYGAGAARVTALDGVTVDFDRGTFAAVMGPSGSGKSTLLHCAAGLDRPTGGTVTIDGTDLGTLGETALTLLRRARVGFVFQSYNLVPALTAAQNVALPLRLAGRRPAPADLDAALAEVGLTGRSRHLPDELSGGEQQRVAIARALISRPAVLFADEPTGALDSRTSRDILRLLRDLVDRHRQTVVMVTHDPVAAAHADRLVLLADGRVVDELGGPLTAETIAARMARLEPAC, translated from the coding sequence ATGACACGACGACGACTCGACGGAACACCGCAGCCCGGGGGCACGGCACGAGCAGGCGAGACGGCACGAGCAGGCGGGACGGGGCGGCGGGAGGGGGCGGCGCGACCGGACGGGGCGGCGGAGCTGACCACCGCGGTACGGCTGCGCGAGGTCAGCCGGGCCTACGGTGCCGGGGCCGCCCGGGTGACCGCGCTGGACGGGGTCACCGTCGACTTCGACCGGGGCACCTTCGCCGCCGTGATGGGGCCGTCCGGCTCCGGCAAGTCCACCCTGCTGCACTGCGCCGCCGGGCTGGACCGGCCGACCGGCGGCACGGTCACCATCGACGGCACCGACCTCGGCACCCTCGGCGAGACCGCGCTCACCCTGCTGCGCCGGGCCCGGGTCGGGTTCGTCTTCCAGTCGTACAACCTGGTGCCGGCGCTGACCGCGGCGCAGAACGTGGCGCTGCCGCTGCGGCTGGCCGGCCGTCGGCCCGCCCCGGCCGACCTGGACGCGGCGTTGGCCGAGGTCGGCCTGACCGGACGGAGCCGGCACCTGCCGGACGAACTCTCCGGCGGCGAGCAGCAGCGGGTGGCGATCGCCCGCGCGCTGATCAGCCGGCCGGCGGTGCTCTTCGCCGACGAGCCCACCGGCGCGCTCGACAGCCGGACCTCCCGGGACATCCTGCGGCTGCTGCGCGACCTCGTCGACCGGCACCGGCAGACAGTGGTGATGGTGACCCACGACCCGGTGGCCGCCGCGCACGCCGACCGGCTGGTCCTGCTGGCCGACGGCCGGGTGGTGGACGAACTCGGCGGCCCGCTGACGGCGGAGACCATCGCCGCCCGGATGGCCCGGCTGGAGCCGGCATGCTGA
- a CDS encoding ABC transporter permease: MLTVAALRARWTGLLGPFVALCLGVALMSMTALVLVSAQPRVPDRYAGAEVLVLAPEVQGIPGTFPERRPWSPARTAELTERLTALDGVTAAVPDRSFYAQAVVGGRPIGEPALADPQGHGWSSAALAPYRLVAGSPPVRPDEVVLDRALGFAPGNRVTLLTATGPAEHTVAGTVDGPGFYLADPVAAPLARGVRLIGLVLADGADPATVRSAAEQVVAGNGTVHTGADRAAAEPPRHTRTRWIGMQVLTGMTTLAGFVSIFVVASTFAFGVAQRRREFGLLRTVGATPGQLRRLMYAEALAVGAVGAAVGAVLGSVCAPAFGALLVDAGFQPTGFQVRVELWPPAAAYLVGLVVALLGVWSASRRAGRVRPLEALREAVLDRRPMTRLRWAGAIGSTALGVLLTVLLVGAEPDDIVNYALYAAMALTAGLALFAPVLVPPLTYALTWPLDRLSGATGMLVRRNALTAVRRTASTSAPMLLTVGFAVLIAGFVATTAGAYASRDSAAIRAGSVLVPDGTPGLSDAAVAAVPGTALLPSTVYADPPPGTAPTSPPGTAPTSSVGTAPTVGVTLPAGVARQGGGAGVPVAVAGVEPAGFAQVNGRLRVLSGDFAAFRGPDSAVVTAGLAERLGWSAGGLAVLDLPDGTAGQVRVAAVVDDGSIPAELLLAREVVRAHDPSALTEAVFTPMAATGQDGGADHPALGARLVGVAEYAAERDAAEDRLVRLATLILIAVSAGYTAIALANTLLMATVHRARELLVLLRSGATVRQVLGTVAAESALVVAIGTALGLLVSTVALLAIQSALGEQFGVPVELVVPAPTIGLVVSGCLLLALAASVLPARLILRAGPGAGAGYRVE; this comes from the coding sequence ATGCTGACCGTCGCCGCGCTGCGCGCCCGGTGGACCGGGCTGCTCGGCCCGTTCGTCGCGCTCTGCCTCGGGGTGGCACTGATGTCGATGACCGCCCTGGTCCTGGTCTCCGCGCAACCCCGGGTGCCGGACCGGTACGCCGGGGCGGAGGTGCTGGTCCTCGCGCCCGAGGTGCAGGGGATCCCGGGCACCTTCCCGGAGCGCCGCCCCTGGTCACCGGCGCGGACCGCCGAGCTGACCGAGCGGCTGACCGCGCTCGACGGGGTGACGGCGGCGGTACCCGACCGCTCGTTCTACGCCCAGGCGGTCGTCGGCGGACGGCCGATCGGCGAGCCCGCGCTGGCGGACCCGCAGGGGCACGGCTGGTCGAGCGCGGCACTGGCGCCGTACCGGCTGGTGGCGGGGAGCCCGCCGGTCCGGCCGGACGAGGTGGTGCTGGACCGGGCGCTCGGGTTCGCCCCCGGCAACCGGGTCACCCTGCTGACCGCCACCGGACCGGCCGAGCACACCGTGGCCGGCACTGTGGACGGTCCCGGCTTCTACCTGGCCGATCCGGTCGCGGCGCCACTGGCCCGGGGAGTACGGCTGATCGGCCTGGTACTCGCCGACGGCGCCGACCCGGCGACGGTACGGTCGGCCGCCGAGCAGGTCGTCGCCGGGAACGGCACGGTGCACACCGGTGCCGACCGGGCGGCGGCCGAACCGCCCCGGCACACCCGGACCCGCTGGATCGGCATGCAGGTGCTGACCGGGATGACGACGCTTGCCGGGTTCGTCTCGATCTTCGTCGTCGCCTCCACCTTCGCGTTCGGGGTCGCCCAGCGGCGCCGGGAGTTCGGGCTGCTGAGAACCGTCGGCGCCACCCCGGGCCAGCTCCGCCGGCTGATGTACGCCGAGGCGCTGGCGGTCGGTGCCGTCGGGGCGGCCGTCGGGGCGGTACTCGGCAGCGTCTGCGCGCCGGCCTTCGGTGCCCTGCTTGTCGACGCCGGTTTCCAGCCGACCGGGTTCCAGGTCCGGGTCGAACTCTGGCCACCTGCCGCGGCGTACCTGGTGGGGCTGGTCGTCGCCCTGCTCGGGGTCTGGTCGGCGTCCCGCCGTGCCGGCCGGGTGCGCCCGCTGGAGGCGCTGCGGGAGGCGGTACTGGACCGGCGCCCGATGACCCGGCTCCGCTGGGCCGGCGCGATCGGGAGTACCGCGCTCGGGGTGCTGCTGACCGTACTGCTGGTGGGGGCGGAACCGGACGACATCGTGAACTACGCGCTCTACGCGGCGATGGCGTTGACCGCCGGGCTGGCCCTGTTCGCCCCGGTACTGGTGCCGCCGCTGACCTACGCGCTCACCTGGCCGCTGGACCGGCTCTCCGGCGCGACCGGGATGCTGGTGCGGCGCAACGCGCTGACCGCGGTGCGGCGTACCGCGTCGACGTCTGCGCCGATGCTGCTGACGGTCGGGTTCGCGGTGCTGATCGCCGGCTTCGTCGCCACCACCGCCGGCGCGTACGCGAGCCGGGACAGCGCGGCGATCCGGGCCGGTTCGGTACTCGTCCCGGACGGCACCCCGGGGCTGTCGGACGCGGCGGTGGCGGCCGTGCCGGGCACCGCGCTGCTGCCCAGTACCGTCTACGCCGATCCTCCGCCCGGCACCGCCCCAACTTCTCCGCCCGGCACCGCCCCGACTTCTTCAGTTGGCACCGCCCCGACCGTCGGAGTCACCCTGCCTGCCGGAGTGGCTCGGCAGGGTGGCGGCGCAGGGGTGCCGGTCGCCGTCGCCGGGGTGGAGCCGGCCGGGTTCGCCCAGGTGAACGGACGCCTGCGGGTGCTCTCCGGAGACTTCGCCGCCTTCCGGGGACCGGACAGCGCGGTGGTGACGGCCGGACTCGCCGAGCGGCTGGGCTGGTCGGCCGGGGGTCTGGCGGTGCTCGATCTGCCGGACGGCACCGCTGGACAGGTCCGGGTGGCGGCGGTGGTCGACGACGGCTCGATACCGGCGGAGCTGCTGCTCGCCCGGGAGGTCGTCCGGGCGCACGACCCGTCGGCACTCACCGAGGCGGTGTTCACCCCGATGGCGGCTACCGGCCAGGACGGCGGAGCCGACCACCCCGCGCTCGGGGCCCGGCTGGTCGGTGTCGCCGAGTACGCGGCGGAACGGGACGCGGCCGAGGACCGGCTGGTCCGGCTGGCCACGCTGATCCTGATCGCGGTCTCGGCCGGTTACACCGCGATCGCGCTGGCGAACACCCTGTTGATGGCGACCGTGCACCGGGCCAGGGAGCTGCTGGTGCTGCTCCGCTCCGGCGCCACCGTCCGCCAGGTGCTCGGCACGGTGGCCGCCGAGTCGGCCCTGGTGGTGGCGATCGGCACCGCGCTCGGCCTGCTGGTGTCGACGGTCGCGCTGCTGGCGATCCAGTCGGCGCTCGGCGAGCAGTTCGGGGTGCCGGTCGAGCTGGTGGTGCCCGCTCCGACGATCGGGCTGGTGGTCTCCGGCTGCCTGTTGCTGGCCCTGGCCGCCAGCGTGCTGCCGGCCCGACTGATCCTGCGGGCTGGTCCGGGCGCCGGTGCGGGGTACCGGGTGGAGTGA
- a CDS encoding sulfite exporter TauE/SafE family protein, whose product MRKLLLLALVGLGAQLVDGSLGMAYGVTSTTLLLAIGTNPAAASATVHLAEIGTTLASGAAHWRFGNVDWKVVAKIGIPGAVGAFAGATFLASLSTEVAAPVMALLLLALGIYILVRFTAAGIPRDRLGQPLRKRFLAPLGLVAGFVDSTGGGGWGPVGTPAILASGRMAPRKVIGSIDTSEFLVAVAASIGFLVGLGSENVNFGWVLALLIGGVVAAPIAAWLVRHIPPRILGSAVGGVIILTNTRSLLRSDWIDAPDGVRYSVYAVIYLVWALALAYSIRQYRAHRDRETVEAIDAAAPATESESSEKSSAPTPA is encoded by the coding sequence GTGCGAAAACTTCTGCTCCTCGCCCTGGTCGGGCTCGGCGCGCAGCTCGTCGACGGCAGTCTGGGCATGGCGTACGGCGTCACCTCCACCACCCTGCTGCTGGCGATCGGCACCAACCCGGCGGCGGCCTCCGCCACCGTGCACCTGGCCGAGATCGGCACCACGCTCGCCTCCGGTGCCGCGCACTGGCGGTTCGGCAACGTCGACTGGAAGGTGGTCGCCAAGATCGGCATTCCGGGGGCGGTCGGCGCCTTCGCCGGTGCCACCTTCCTGGCCAGCCTCTCCACCGAGGTGGCCGCGCCGGTGATGGCGCTGCTGCTGCTCGCCCTGGGGATCTACATCCTGGTCCGGTTCACCGCCGCCGGCATCCCCCGGGACCGCCTCGGCCAGCCGCTGCGCAAGCGGTTCCTGGCCCCGCTCGGTCTGGTCGCCGGCTTCGTCGACTCGACCGGCGGCGGTGGCTGGGGGCCGGTCGGCACCCCGGCGATCCTGGCCAGCGGCCGGATGGCGCCCCGCAAGGTGATCGGCTCGATCGACACCAGCGAGTTCCTGGTGGCGGTGGCCGCCAGCATCGGCTTCCTGGTCGGCCTGGGCAGCGAGAACGTCAACTTCGGCTGGGTGCTGGCACTGCTGATCGGCGGCGTGGTCGCCGCGCCGATCGCCGCCTGGCTGGTCCGGCACATCCCGCCCCGGATCCTCGGCTCGGCGGTCGGCGGCGTGATCATCCTGACCAACACCCGCTCCCTGCTCCGCAGCGACTGGATCGACGCCCCGGACGGTGTGCGGTACTCCGTCTACGCGGTGATCTACCTGGTCTGGGCGCTCGCGCTGGCGTACTCGATCCGGCAGTACCGGGCGCACCGGGACCGGGAGACCGTCGAGGCGATCGATGCGGCGGCACCGGCCACCGAGAGCGAGTCCAGCGAGAAGAGTTCGGCACCGACCCCGGCCTGA
- a CDS encoding FKBP-type peptidyl-prolyl cis-trans isomerase, with amino-acid sequence MSDPVQSPEQPGSTSQRRPTKQERRAAADAAAAQAAASRARVQRVAGGTIGIVLAGLGVAAVVVLPQLMDGKPTSSTAPAASTSTEPAAEPTAPPAPTGAPESPEAPSRPEADLDPRLAQRPTVEAGSGELGKLTVDPLVEGTGPAVRAGQTITVNYVGVTYRDGKEFDASWNRGEPFPVQIGVGAVIPGWDQGLVGVKVGSRVQLDIPADLAYGENPSNGAPGGPLRFVVDVLSAQ; translated from the coding sequence ATGAGTGATCCGGTCCAGAGCCCCGAGCAGCCGGGGTCGACGAGCCAGCGGCGCCCCACCAAGCAGGAGCGCCGGGCCGCGGCGGACGCGGCCGCGGCGCAGGCTGCCGCGAGTCGGGCCCGTGTGCAGCGGGTGGCCGGCGGGACCATCGGAATCGTCCTGGCCGGGCTCGGTGTCGCCGCCGTCGTCGTGCTGCCGCAGCTGATGGACGGAAAGCCGACCTCCTCGACCGCGCCGGCCGCGAGTACCAGCACCGAGCCGGCCGCCGAACCGACCGCCCCGCCGGCCCCGACCGGTGCGCCGGAGAGCCCGGAAGCGCCGTCCCGCCCCGAGGCGGACCTGGATCCCCGGCTGGCGCAGCGGCCGACCGTCGAGGCCGGCAGCGGTGAGCTGGGCAAGCTCACCGTCGACCCGCTGGTCGAGGGGACCGGCCCGGCGGTGCGGGCCGGGCAGACGATCACGGTCAACTACGTCGGCGTCACCTACCGGGACGGCAAGGAGTTCGACGCCTCGTGGAACCGGGGCGAGCCGTTCCCGGTGCAGATCGGCGTCGGCGCGGTTATCCCCGGGTGGGACCAGGGCCTGGTCGGGGTCAAGGTGGGCAGCCGGGTGCAACTCGACATCCCGGCGGACCTCGCCTACGGCGAGAACCCGAGCAACGGCGCACCCGGGGGGCCGCTCCGGTTCGTCGTGGACGTCCTCTCGGCACAGTAG
- a CDS encoding GH1 family beta-glucosidase, producing MSKLPPNFTWGVATAAYQIEGAVGVDGRSPSIWDTWSRLPGNVDNGDTGDEACDHYHRWPEDVALMRRLGVDAYRFSVAWPRVVPAGTGRVNPAGLAFYDRLVDALLAAEIRPLVTLYHWDLPQALQDRGGWPARSTAEAFADYASVVAGALGDRVTDWVTVNEPLCVAWIGHLDGRMAPGEQDLGRAVATAHHTLLAHGLGTAAVRAAASRPASVGIVLNPSPCEPGSDRPEDVAAAVRADGHINRWWLDPLYGRGYPADMLGVYGVEPPVRPGDLECIATPTDFLGLNYYFRQVIVDDPDGPVPYARQVPVPGSVQTAMGWEAYPTGLEELLVSVTERYAPGRILVTESGSAWPDSVTAEGGIEDKERTAYLEEHVAAVAAAAARGVPVDGYFHWSLLDNFEWAYGYDKRFGLVHVDYATQRRTMKASGLRYAEIIRDHQRLGGHPENSSAR from the coding sequence CTGTCCAAGTTGCCGCCGAACTTCACCTGGGGCGTCGCCACGGCCGCGTACCAGATCGAGGGGGCCGTCGGGGTGGACGGCCGCAGCCCGTCCATCTGGGACACCTGGAGCCGGTTGCCGGGGAACGTCGACAACGGCGACACCGGCGATGAGGCCTGCGACCACTACCACCGCTGGCCGGAGGACGTCGCGCTGATGCGCCGGCTCGGCGTGGACGCGTACCGTTTCTCGGTGGCCTGGCCCCGGGTGGTGCCGGCCGGGACCGGCCGGGTCAACCCGGCCGGGCTGGCCTTCTACGACCGGCTGGTCGACGCGCTGCTGGCCGCCGAGATCCGGCCGCTGGTCACGCTCTACCACTGGGACCTGCCGCAGGCGTTGCAGGACCGGGGCGGCTGGCCCGCGCGGTCCACCGCCGAGGCGTTCGCCGACTACGCCTCGGTGGTCGCCGGAGCGCTCGGCGACCGGGTCACCGACTGGGTGACAGTGAACGAGCCGCTCTGCGTGGCCTGGATCGGCCACCTGGACGGCCGGATGGCACCCGGCGAGCAGGACCTGGGCCGGGCGGTCGCCACCGCCCACCACACCCTGCTCGCGCACGGGCTCGGCACGGCCGCGGTCCGGGCGGCGGCGAGCCGGCCGGCCTCGGTCGGCATCGTGCTCAACCCGAGCCCGTGCGAGCCGGGCAGCGACCGGCCCGAGGACGTGGCGGCGGCGGTCCGGGCCGACGGGCACATCAACCGCTGGTGGCTGGACCCGCTCTACGGGCGCGGCTACCCGGCCGACATGCTCGGGGTGTACGGCGTCGAGCCGCCGGTCCGCCCCGGCGACCTGGAGTGCATCGCCACCCCGACCGACTTCCTCGGGCTGAACTACTACTTCCGGCAGGTGATCGTCGACGACCCGGACGGACCGGTGCCGTACGCCCGGCAGGTTCCGGTGCCCGGCTCGGTGCAGACCGCGATGGGCTGGGAGGCGTACCCGACCGGGCTGGAGGAACTGCTGGTCTCGGTGACCGAACGGTACGCCCCGGGCCGGATCCTGGTCACCGAGAGCGGTTCGGCCTGGCCGGACAGTGTCACCGCCGAGGGCGGAATCGAGGACAAGGAGCGGACGGCGTACCTGGAGGAGCACGTCGCGGCGGTCGCGGCGGCAGCCGCCCGGGGAGTACCGGTGGACGGCTACTTCCACTGGTCGCTGCTGGACAACTTCGAGTGGGCGTACGGCTACGACAAGCGGTTCGGGCTGGTGCACGTCGACTACGCCACCCAGCGCCGGACGATGAAGGCGAGCGGACTGCGCTACGCCGAGATCATCCGGGACCACCAGCGGCTCGGCGGCCATCCGGAGAACTCGTCGGCGCGATAG
- a CDS encoding carbohydrate ABC transporter permease yields the protein MRESTGERWARRIVLSLLTLFVVTPLYVMLSSGLKPLRDVQGPFTWLPSRVTFQPFVDMWQTVPLGRYLLNSLLVASAAAVVSVAIAIFAAFAISRYRFRGRQLFSVTVLSTQMFPGILFLLPLFLIYVNLGNVTGIELYASRLGLTITYLTFSLPFSIWMLVGYFDSIPRGLDEAAQVDGAGPLRTLFQVILPTAVPGIVAVTVYAFMTAWGEVLFASVMTDEHSRTLAVGLQGYATQYNVYWNQAMAASVVVSIPVVVGFLALQRYFVAGLTAGAVK from the coding sequence ATGCGTGAGTCGACAGGTGAACGCTGGGCCCGCCGGATCGTGCTCAGCCTGCTGACCCTCTTCGTCGTCACCCCGCTGTACGTGATGCTCAGCTCCGGCCTCAAGCCGCTGCGCGACGTGCAGGGCCCCTTCACCTGGCTGCCCAGCCGGGTCACCTTCCAGCCGTTCGTGGACATGTGGCAGACGGTGCCGCTCGGCCGGTACCTGCTGAACAGCCTGCTGGTGGCGAGCGCCGCCGCCGTGGTCTCGGTGGCGATCGCCATCTTCGCCGCCTTCGCGATCAGCCGCTACCGGTTCCGCGGCCGGCAGCTCTTCTCGGTCACCGTGCTCTCCACGCAGATGTTCCCCGGCATCCTCTTCCTGCTGCCGCTCTTCCTCATCTACGTCAACCTGGGCAACGTCACCGGGATCGAGCTGTACGCCAGCCGGCTCGGCCTGACCATCACCTACCTCACCTTCTCGCTGCCGTTCTCCATCTGGATGCTCGTCGGCTACTTCGACTCGATCCCGCGCGGACTCGACGAGGCGGCCCAGGTCGACGGCGCCGGGCCGCTGCGCACGCTGTTCCAGGTGATCCTTCCGACCGCCGTGCCCGGCATCGTCGCGGTGACCGTGTACGCCTTCATGACCGCCTGGGGCGAGGTGCTCTTCGCCTCGGTGATGACCGACGAGCACAGCCGGACCCTCGCCGTCGGCCTCCAGGGGTACGCGACGCAGTACAACGTCTACTGGAACCAGGCGATGGCCGCCTCGGTGGTGGTGAGCATCCCGGTGGTGGTGGGCTTCCTCGCCCTTCAGCGGTACTTCGTCGCCGGGCTGACCGCCGGAGCGGTCAAGTAG
- a CDS encoding sugar ABC transporter permease — MATTTMPPGPVRPAGEPAGDDPPDRPARRPVRRSYLPYLLLVPAALLELGIHVVPMLVGVWMSLLELTQFHIRDWSTAPFAGLANYRVTFDFGSATGKDLLHSFWVTALYTTLSVGFSWMLGLAAAVFLQRPFRGRALLRTLFLTPYALPVYTAVITWTFMFQRDTGLVNHALDQLGLVDGADPPFWLIGGNSFVALLVVSVWKSWPFAFLCLMAGLQNVPPELYEASAIDGANFWRRLRDVTLPMLRPVNQVLLLVLFLWTFNDFNTPYVLFGGSAPRQADLISIHIYQSSFVTWNFGLGSAMSVALLLFLLVVTAVYLLVTNRRREHA, encoded by the coding sequence ATGGCCACCACCACCATGCCGCCCGGCCCGGTCCGGCCCGCCGGCGAGCCGGCCGGGGACGACCCGCCGGACCGGCCCGCGCGTCGCCCCGTACGCCGGTCGTACCTGCCGTACCTGCTGCTCGTCCCGGCCGCCCTGCTCGAACTCGGCATCCACGTGGTCCCGATGCTCGTCGGGGTCTGGATGAGCCTGCTCGAACTCACCCAGTTCCACATCCGGGACTGGTCCACCGCGCCCTTCGCCGGGCTGGCGAACTACCGGGTCACCTTCGACTTCGGCTCCGCCACCGGCAAGGACCTGCTGCACTCGTTCTGGGTCACCGCGCTCTACACCACGCTGTCGGTGGGCTTCTCCTGGATGCTCGGGCTGGCCGCCGCGGTCTTCCTGCAACGACCGTTCCGGGGCCGGGCGCTGCTGCGTACCCTCTTCCTCACCCCGTACGCGCTGCCGGTCTACACCGCCGTGATCACCTGGACCTTCATGTTCCAGCGGGACACCGGCCTGGTGAACCACGCCCTCGACCAGCTCGGCCTGGTCGACGGCGCCGACCCGCCGTTCTGGCTGATCGGCGGGAACAGCTTCGTCGCCCTGCTCGTCGTCTCGGTCTGGAAGTCCTGGCCGTTCGCCTTCCTCTGCCTGATGGCCGGCTTGCAGAACGTGCCGCCGGAACTCTACGAGGCGTCCGCGATCGACGGCGCGAACTTCTGGCGACGGCTGCGCGATGTCACCCTGCCGATGCTCCGGCCGGTCAACCAGGTGCTGCTGCTGGTCCTCTTCCTCTGGACCTTCAACGACTTCAACACCCCGTACGTGCTCTTCGGCGGCTCCGCGCCCCGGCAGGCCGACCTGATCTCCATCCACATCTACCAGAGTTCCTTCGTCACCTGGAACTTCGGCCTCGGCTCGGCGATGTCGGTGGCACTGCTGCTGTTCCTGCTCGTCGTCACCGCCGTTTACCTGCTCGTCACCAACCGCAGGAGAGAGCATGCGTGA